A segment of the Necator americanus strain Aroian chromosome IV, whole genome shotgun sequence genome:
ttttccttcacaaagagaaaacaaaagacaacGGGACTTGATAAGTTTCGTTGATATTTGCTAAGATAGCTGAGTATAAAAGCAATTTGGTCAGAATACCGAACCACACATTCCTCCTTCTCTCCGATTTGTCTTCTTTGagacttttaaaggcatcaccccacggtggtgcagattccaggtggagtattcttataaggaatagtagattacggagagaagggtgattccgtccatttcttcctaattgccgtaaaaaacggcccggaagatgcggcgccgcttAAGGCTgtcgcgctccagtcgaactccttgtagaaaatagtgcgccacaacgcccgaagccatatcttccgggccgttttttacggcaattaggaagaaatggacggaatcaccccctctccgtagtctcccatcctgtatacgaatactccatctgaaatccgtaccacctcaaattcgtggagtgatgcctttaagaattcCGTAAGGCATCTCCATATCTGGACGGACAATCACTAACTGCCATCATTTTCAGAATATGCGAAACCTTTGCCTCCTTATCTTGGTAGCTCTCTGTATTGCAACTACGATAGCTCAGTTTGGTGGCATGTACGGTTAGTACAAATATACTTCACCTTATCTTAATATTCCTACAATAATCAATTGAAGGACCGTATGGTGGACGACCGTATGGAGGAGGTTATGGACCATACGGCGGTAGACAATATGGTGGCATGAGACCGTACTATGGTAGACAAGGACCTTACGGTTATGGTGCTAGAGGAAATCCTGTACAAGGAGCAATGATGGGTGCCATGATGGGCGCTATGATGGGCTGAGCCATATGATCTCTCGATGTatatattcaatttttctcccaataaacatgaaaagaaaattgatcgGTTGATTTTCTCCGCATCATATGCTGAGAACACGGCTACTGATAGCGGCTTCTGGACCAGTGTTGTCCAGAGAACGACGTTTTTGAGCTGCAGTCAGAAGTTCAAAAGAATTCCCCGAGTTTAACGGGAGCTTGCCTATGAATCATTCCGATATGGCTGC
Coding sequences within it:
- a CDS encoding hypothetical protein (NECATOR_CHRIV.G17033.T3) → MRNLCLLILVALCIATTIAQFGGMYGPYGGRPYGGGYGPYGGRQYGGMRPYYGRQGPYGYGARGNPVQGAMMGAMMGAMMG